From the Oleiharenicola lentus genome, one window contains:
- a CDS encoding nuclear transport factor 2 family protein translates to MNNSMIRPDKSGFISVGKMQFLRAICLTVRAVLVGVILGGAATPAAAQSTRFEPAPDDPRIIAVIANRDRLNAALRTGDASVVDGLLASDFVVNAPIGQVVDRANLLGRIRTGEVRQEETVLNLKFAGVRGNLVVLMGEEIVRPAALMPNAGSTVRRRFTDVWREDGGTWKLAIRQATIVAVD, encoded by the coding sequence ATGAATAATTCGATGATCCGTCCTGACAAATCCGGTTTTATCTCTGTAGGGAAAATGCAATTTCTGCGCGCGATTTGTCTCACCGTTCGCGCAGTTCTCGTTGGTGTCATCCTTGGCGGCGCCGCGACCCCGGCCGCTGCGCAGTCGACCCGGTTCGAACCGGCGCCTGACGATCCCCGCATCATCGCCGTGATCGCGAACCGGGATCGCTTGAACGCGGCCCTCCGGACAGGGGATGCGAGTGTCGTCGACGGTTTGCTCGCCTCGGACTTTGTAGTGAACGCGCCGATCGGACAGGTCGTCGACCGGGCGAATCTCCTGGGCCGTATTCGAACAGGCGAGGTCCGGCAGGAAGAAACGGTCCTTAACCTGAAATTCGCCGGTGTGCGCGGCAACCTGGTCGTGCTGATGGGTGAAGAGATCGTGCGCCCGGCCGCGCTGATGCCGAACGCCGGCAGCACCGTGCGCCGCCGCTTTACCGACGTATGGCGCGAAGACGGCGGCACTTGGAAGCTCGCGATCCGCCAGGCGACGATTGTCGCGGTCGATTAA